In Nicotiana tabacum cultivar K326 chromosome 19, ASM71507v2, whole genome shotgun sequence, one DNA window encodes the following:
- the LOC107801745 gene encoding protein FRIGIDA-ESSENTIAL 1-like, with translation MVPAPAAAAPAQSARGRDQEARGRGQTVRGEGQAVRCGDRPVRGRPKDFTTESSKGNLLIESDVQASGFEHGETNREKIQPFGQAVDAEILTDVSGKVAIGVQFTEGGDQEAVDDLKQTSPRLDVLKTRERSSSPAADSRGGSKRLAMRCEFFSRGWCIKGNSCRFLHIKDHVTSHDKDVILDEAMIKGKLANGKGLEENGKRSVLDGSSDSVPSAVQSGENIKLRSDEELHMRMDGPSSIQEVGRESLGCKPYLAGYSTSSSPLLKDGSVHKNSLHGGKRSSVLLSDSHQNTVVSSYTSGLDNVKYKRSRSVHDNHGLQVLNDSVDRLSHRCSSSRNIDALDDQKLLDSSQEYSSSKSTSLQQKSSAFPSSEAELSRVDLSRDARRSSDYKTKVSSDNWEPSVPFRPSFFLSQIIGCPESLYDPLRDSIEQSNVGDGPSKFSSSGKGGPVFTKCTQENDDPVSPGTLGPEQSSNKHPISGHVYHRDILPDNLSEKELSNNEADTADTAVAHQEHINTSSKADKLNLSTELQRTRLRKKTKSEFERLGHGNEIDIDWKTDRSVNKESRVLKHFHAALVEFVKELLKPTWSEGLMSKDAYKIIVKKTVDKVVNSLHPHQVPGTAESIRQYLSVSQPKLAKLIEAYVDKYGKS, from the exons atggttccggcaccagctGCTGCAGCACCTGCTCAGTCAGCCAGAGGTAGGGATCAAGaagccagaggtaggggccagactgttagaggtgaaGGGCAGGCCGTTAGATGTGGAGACCGGCCAGTTAGAGGACGTCCCAAGGAC ttcactacggaaagttcaaagggaaacctactaaTAGAGTCTGATGTCCAAGCTTCTGGATTTGAGCATGGTGAAACAAATAGAGAGAAAATCCAGCCTTTTGGTCAAGCAGTGGATGCCGAAATATTGACTGATGTTTCTGGCAAGGTGGCTATTGGTGTTCAATTTACTGAAGGAGGTGATCAAGAAGCTGTGGACGATTTAAAGCAAACATCACCAAG GTTGGACGTTCTCAAGACAAGGGAAAGAAGTTCGTCCCCTGCTGCTGATTCTAGGGGTGGAAGCAAAAGATTAGCAATGAGATGTGAGTTTTTTTCCAGGGGTTGGTGCATCAAAGGGAACTCTTGTAGATTTCTTCACATAAAGGACCATGTAACGAGCCATGATAAGGATGTCATTCTAGACGAGGCTATGATAAAAGGCAAACTTGCAAATGGCAAAG GTTtggaagagaatggcaagagatCAGTGCTGGATGGTTCTTCTGATTCAGTACCATCAGCAGTTCAATCTggagaaaatataaaattgaGAAGTGACGAGGAATTGCATATGCGTATGGATGGTCCTTCGTCCATCCAAGAGGTTGGAAGAGAGTCTCTTGGATGTAAACCATACTTGGCTGGTTATAGCACCTCTTCTTCTCCATTACTCAAAGATGGTTCTGTACATAAAAATAGCCTCCATGGTGGAAAGCGTAGCTCAGTCCTGTTATCTGATAGTCACCAAAATACTGTAGTTTCCTCTTACACCTCAGGTTTGGATAATGTGAAATATAAGAGGAGCCGGTCTGTGCACGACAATCATGGTTTGCAAGTCTTGAATGACTCTGTAGATAGGTTGTCTCATCGTTGTTCGTCTTCGCGGAACATAGATGCCCTTGATGATCAGAAGCTTTTGGATAGTAGCCAAGAATATTCTTCTTCTAAATCCACCTCTTTGCAGCAGAAGTCTTCGGCATTTCCTAGTTCTGAAGCTGAACTTTCGCGGGTTGATTTATCACGGGACGCACGGCGATCATCTGATTATAAAACTAAGGTTTCTTCTGACAATTGGGAGCCATCTGTTCCTTTTCGACCATCATTCTTTCTTAGTCAAATCATTGGATGTCCTGAAAGTCTATATGATCCTCTTCGTGATAGTATTGAGCAAAGTAATGTAGGAGATGGGCCCTCAAAGTTCTCTTCCTCTGGAAAAGGAGGGCCTGTATTCACCAAATGTACGCAGGAAAATGATGATCCAGTTTCACCAGGAACCTTGGGTCCAGAACAGAGCTCCAATAAACATCCAATTTCTGGTCATGTCTACCATAGGGATATATTGCCTGACAACTTGTCTGAGAAAGAATTGTCTAATAATGAAGCAGATACAGCAGATACGGCAGTTGCTCATCAGGAACACATAAATACCTCTTCAAAAGCAGATAAACTAAATTTATCTACTGAACTACAACGCACCAGGCTCCGGAAAAAGACAAAATCAGAATTTGAGAGGCTCGGACATGGAAATGAAATTGATATTGACTGGAAAACAGATAGATCTGTCAACAAAGAGTCGAGAGTTTTGAAGCATTTTCATGCTGCTCTTGTGGAATTTGTTAAAGAACTACTAAAGCCAACTTGGAGTGAGGGTCTCATGAGTAAGGATGCTTACAAGATAATAGTCAAGAAGACAGTTGATAAAGTTGTCAACTCTTTGCATCCCCATCAGGTTCCTGGTACGGCTGAATCAATCAGACAGTATCTTTCTGTATCTCAGCCAAAACTTGCTAAGCTCATTGAG GCGTACGTGGATAAATATGGAAAATCTTGA